The following DNA comes from Bacillota bacterium.
GACGGATCCTTGGCTTTTACAGAAGAGCTGATTGTCAACTTGTTTGTGTGGATCACCGTCTTGGGCGGTGCCATTGCCTTTAGAAAAAAAGCCCATCTTGGCGTAGAGTTGGTAGTTAATCACCTACCGCTGCGCTGGCAAAAAGCCGCGGTGATTTTTGGTGGTATCTGCTCTGTGGCTTTGTTTGTTTTACTGTTTAACCAAGGCATCGGGCTTGTGGTTCAAGAATATAAGAACAAAATGGTCACCTACTCCATGGCACTTCCCATGTGGTGGTTCGGGTTGGCCGTACCCTTCGGAGCTCTCATAATGATACTGCGTGCAATACAAGCAACCATCTCAGATTTTAAGTTGCTTTCGAATCAAGAGCAGCACTAGTTTAGAGAGGAGGTGCTCCTGTGGCCTTAGGTATGAGTCCCGGGGCATTACTGCTAATAATCTTTTTTGTTCTCATCTTTCTTCGCGTGCCTATTGCCGTCTCTTTGGGTGTAGCAGCCATGAGCGTAATCTCCCTTACCGGATTAGGTACGCAGATGTTCGCCCCTGTATTTTTTGCCAATATATCTAAGTTCTCACTTTTGGCTATCCCGTTCTTTATTTTGGCAGGCGTAATCATGGGTAAAGCCAAAATCTCTGACAAGATTGTCCACTTGGTTGCCTTGTTGGTGGGTCCCGTTCCAGGCGGCTTAGCCGTAGTTACCGTAATTACGGCCAT
Coding sequences within:
- a CDS encoding TRAP transporter large permease subunit — encoded protein: MALGMSPGALLLIIFFVLIFLRVPIAVSLGVAAMSVISLTGLGTQMFAPVFFANISKFSLLAIPFFILAGVIMGKAKISDKIVHLVALLVGPVPGGLAVVTVITA
- a CDS encoding TRAP transporter small permease — translated: MLKVLDKIEEYICAFLLFFMAALAFANVLVRYLTDGSLAFTEELIVNLFVWITVLGGAIAFRKKAHLGVELVVNHLPLRWQKAAVIFGGICSVALFVLLFNQGIGLVVQEYKNKMVTYSMALPMWWFGLAVPFGALIMILRAIQATISDFKLLSNQEQH